The Malus domestica chromosome 06, GDT2T_hap1 genome has a segment encoding these proteins:
- the LOC103420167 gene encoding AT-hook motif nuclear-localized protein 23-like, translated as MAGLDLGSVPRYVHQLHRQDLHLQQQQQQQTDSEDDAIVKRSTGQFSGDDHHQGGLDLGGINGGSGDIVARRPRGRPPGSKNKPKPPVIITRESANTLRAHILEVGNGCDVFDCVATYARRRQRGICILSGSGTVTNVTLRQPAAAGAVVTLHGRFEILSLSGSFLPPPAPPGATSLTIFLAGGQGQVVGGSVVGELTAAGPVIVIASSFTNVAYERLPLDEEEQLQVQVPQGSGGSGGGGGGGSVGNNPFPDPSSGLPFFNLPLNMQNVQLPIDGWAGNGNNSGGRPLF; from the coding sequence atGGCCGGTTTGGATTTAGGCTCAGTTCCTCGCTACGTTCACCAGCTTCACAGGCAAGACTTGCacctccaacaacaacaacaacagcaaACCGATTCTGAAGACGATGCAATAGTCAAAAGGTCAACGGGCCAGTTCTCAGGAGATGACCATCATCAGGGTGGCCTCGACCTCGGAGGCATCAACGGCGGGTCAGGAGACATCGTGGCTCGTCGTCCTCGAGGCCGTCCACCTGGATCCAAAAACAAGCCAAAACCACCAGTCATCATCACAAGAGAGAGTGCAAACACTCTCAGAGCACATATTCTGGAGGTAGGCAACGGCTGCGACGTCTTTGACTGCGTCGCCACGTATGCCAGGCGCCGCCAGCGTGGGATCTGTATTTTGAGCGGAAGTGGCACCGTCACTAATGTGACCTTGCGGCAGCCGGCAGCAGCAGGGGCCGTAGTAACACTTCATGGACGGTTTGAGATTTTATCCCTTTCAGGGTCATTTTTACCACCTCCTGCCCCACCCGGGGCCACAAGCTTGACCATATTCTTGGCCGGCGGGCAGGGGCAGGTTGTCGGGGGCAGCGTTGTCGGGGAGTTGACCGCGGCAGGGCCCGTTATTGTGATCGCCTCATCGTTTACTAATGTTGCTTATGAGAGGCTGCCTTTGGATGAAGAGGAACAGTTGCAAGTACAGGTCCCACAGGGATCCGGGGGAAGTGGTGGCGGCGGCGGTGGTGGTAGTGTTGGAAACAACCCTTTTCCTGACCCGTCCTCGGGGCTTCCATTCTTCAATTTGCCATTGAATATGCAGAATGTTCAGTTGCCAATCGATGGGTGGGCTGGAAATGGAAATAACTCAGGGGGTCGTCCACTATTCTGA